Proteins encoded within one genomic window of Candidatus Hydrogenedentota bacterium:
- a CDS encoding carbon-nitrogen hydrolase family protein yields MKSFSLLFSLLALAAPLAAPAGDAESDFQDTVRVAQMRGVPVKWDIDANMKTFVEQAEAAGLAGPDIFITPECWLDGYAAPDEKSTREKLMAVAQPLEGSPYLDQVAELARKHRMWICFGFSSLEDGRLFNTSGLWNRAGELVGVYHKTHIQTHDVQYDLGMGLPVWDSEWGKLGMMICADRRWPETVRTLRIQGARLILNPTYGMHGEMNLKIMQVRAWENQCFIAFTHPQQSLLINPRGVAVLHVDSADPGFSITAIDLSEARDDNHIQDRRPELYRPLSEGVYAPPGTDR; encoded by the coding sequence ATGAAGTCATTTTCTCTCCTGTTTTCCTTGCTTGCGCTGGCCGCGCCACTGGCGGCCCCGGCCGGCGACGCCGAATCTGACTTCCAGGACACCGTCCGGGTCGCGCAGATGCGCGGGGTACCGGTCAAGTGGGATATCGACGCCAACATGAAGACGTTTGTGGAACAGGCGGAGGCGGCGGGCTTGGCGGGGCCGGACATCTTCATCACGCCGGAGTGCTGGCTCGACGGCTACGCGGCGCCGGATGAGAAGTCGACGCGGGAGAAGCTGATGGCGGTTGCGCAGCCGCTGGAGGGCAGCCCGTATCTCGACCAGGTGGCCGAGCTGGCCCGAAAGCACCGGATGTGGATCTGCTTCGGATTCAGCTCGCTGGAGGATGGGAGGCTTTTCAACACGTCGGGCCTGTGGAACCGCGCGGGCGAGCTCGTGGGGGTCTACCACAAGACCCATATCCAGACGCACGACGTGCAGTACGATCTGGGCATGGGGTTGCCCGTGTGGGACAGCGAATGGGGCAAGCTGGGGATGATGATTTGCGCGGACCGGCGCTGGCCGGAAACGGTGCGCACGCTGCGCATTCAGGGCGCGCGGCTGATCCTGAACCCGACCTATGGGATGCACGGCGAAATGAACCTGAAGATCATGCAGGTGCGCGCGTGGGAGAACCAGTGCTTCATTGCGTTTACCCATCCGCAGCAGAGCCTGCTGATCAACCCCCGGGGCGTGGCGGTCCTCCACGTGGACAGCGCCGATCCCGGGTTCAGCATCACGGCCATTGACCTGAGCGAAGCGCGCGACGACAACCACATCCAGGACCGGCGTCCGGAGCTGTATCGCCCATTGAGCGAGGGGGTTTACGCGCCCCCCGGCACGGATCGCTGA
- a CDS encoding SAM-dependent methyltransferase: MESSNPHEFSTRALYAAVGLLSAAGLICQIGLMRVFSIAQWHHAAYMIISIALLGFGASGTVLSIVRPRLAGREAGAFRWCAAGAAIAFAASYAISQRVPFETIELLNQPRQFWLLLALYLLLAVPFFLVACCITIAFLLRPEAIGRVYGVNMAGSGAGALGCVALLYVLPPASLPVIAGGLAAIAWMLLGPPRGGRGWILPLAIIAPVLVWGALTPVRVSQYKGLAYALQLPDARIETRARSPLSEITAVSSAYLRETPGQLSNYPMSELGDLPPQIGLYFDAGPVSPVHRFDGDLDPFAYLDYVTGALPYRLVTRPRCLIVGPGGGGEVLGALAAGAAHVTAVETDPAVRDLLRGPLRDFSGAWIEHPDVTFVVAEGRGHLEATRDRFDLIVLPAAGSAASAAGGVLALNETYLYTTEALAGYLDRLTPGGVLALNVWIQTPPRQGIKLFATAVEACERAGFVDPDRHLAFVRSWNTGTIMISREPMGAERLAAVEQFCADRFFDPCYYPGMPPEAANRYTQLDEPYYYNAAQAILHGEREAFYRDYAYYVRPATDDRPYFFRFLRPARLAELMAQGPEAVPFVEWGYLALVATTLQSVLAGVVLILLPLLFLRRQTEGVAGRWAVFAYFASLGLAYMFLEIAFIQVFMRFLSYPIYAVSTVLSAFLVCSGAGSLWAGSLPPERRAQAVWCAVALIAALSVAYLIALPPLFHAAAGWPDVAKIPLCLILLAPLAAAMGVPFPAGLQGLATRAPALLPWAWATNGCLSVTGATLATLVAIHTGFRSVVVLALLLYLAAAASLRMLPGARA, encoded by the coding sequence GTGGAAAGTAGCAATCCACACGAGTTCAGCACCCGCGCGCTGTACGCCGCCGTGGGGTTGCTCAGCGCGGCGGGCCTGATCTGCCAGATCGGGCTGATGCGGGTCTTTTCGATCGCGCAGTGGCACCACGCGGCCTACATGATCATCAGCATTGCGCTGCTCGGGTTCGGCGCCAGCGGGACGGTGCTCTCGATAGTACGGCCGCGCCTGGCCGGACGGGAGGCCGGTGCGTTTCGCTGGTGCGCGGCTGGCGCGGCCATAGCCTTCGCCGCGAGCTACGCGATCAGCCAGCGGGTTCCCTTTGAAACCATCGAATTGCTGAACCAGCCCCGCCAGTTCTGGCTGCTGCTCGCGCTTTACCTGTTGCTGGCCGTGCCCTTTTTCCTGGTCGCGTGCTGCATTACGATTGCGTTCTTGCTGCGCCCGGAGGCTATCGGGCGGGTCTACGGCGTGAACATGGCCGGTTCCGGCGCGGGCGCGCTGGGGTGCGTGGCGCTGTTGTACGTGCTGCCGCCCGCTTCCCTGCCTGTAATCGCCGGCGGGCTAGCGGCGATCGCCTGGATGTTGCTCGGGCCGCCGCGCGGCGGGCGCGGGTGGATTCTCCCCCTGGCGATCATCGCGCCCGTGCTGGTGTGGGGCGCGCTTACGCCGGTCCGGGTGTCGCAATACAAGGGGCTCGCCTACGCGCTCCAGCTCCCGGACGCCCGGATCGAGACCCGGGCCCGGAGCCCGCTCTCGGAAATCACGGCGGTCTCCTCCGCCTATCTCCGGGAGACGCCGGGGCAGCTTTCCAACTACCCGATGAGCGAACTCGGCGATCTTCCGCCCCAGATCGGGCTCTATTTCGACGCGGGGCCCGTTTCGCCGGTGCACCGATTCGACGGCGACCTGGACCCTTTCGCCTATCTCGATTATGTCACCGGCGCGCTCCCCTACCGCCTGGTGACACGGCCGCGCTGCCTTATTGTGGGGCCCGGCGGCGGCGGCGAGGTCCTCGGCGCGCTCGCGGCGGGCGCGGCGCACGTGACCGCCGTGGAAACCGACCCGGCGGTGCGCGATCTCTTGCGCGGGCCGCTCCGCGACTTTTCCGGCGCTTGGATTGAGCATCCCGACGTAACGTTCGTGGTGGCGGAGGGCCGGGGTCACCTGGAGGCGACGCGGGATCGGTTCGACCTCATTGTGCTGCCCGCGGCGGGGTCGGCGGCGTCCGCGGCGGGCGGGGTGCTCGCGCTGAACGAGACGTACCTGTACACCACGGAGGCGCTGGCCGGGTACCTGGACCGGCTGACGCCCGGGGGCGTGCTGGCGCTGAACGTGTGGATCCAGACGCCGCCGCGCCAGGGTATCAAGCTCTTCGCGACGGCGGTGGAGGCCTGCGAGCGCGCGGGATTCGTGGACCCCGACCGCCACCTGGCCTTCGTCCGATCATGGAACACGGGGACGATCATGATAAGCCGCGAGCCGATGGGCGCGGAACGCCTGGCGGCGGTGGAGCAGTTCTGCGCGGACCGTTTCTTCGACCCGTGCTATTACCCGGGCATGCCCCCGGAGGCCGCCAACCGATATACGCAGCTGGACGAGCCCTACTACTATAACGCGGCCCAGGCCATTCTCCACGGCGAGCGTGAGGCCTTCTACCGGGACTACGCGTATTACGTTCGCCCGGCGACGGACGATCGACCCTACTTCTTCCGCTTTCTCCGGCCCGCGCGGCTTGCGGAGTTGATGGCGCAAGGTCCCGAAGCAGTCCCCTTCGTCGAATGGGGCTATCTCGCGCTTGTGGCGACGACGCTTCAGAGCGTATTGGCGGGCGTCGTGCTGATTCTATTGCCACTGTTGTTTCTTCGGCGGCAGACGGAAGGCGTCGCGGGGCGTTGGGCGGTATTCGCGTACTTCGCGAGCCTCGGCCTGGCGTACATGTTCCTGGAAATCGCGTTCATCCAGGTTTTCATGCGGTTCCTGTCCTACCCCATCTATGCCGTGAGCACGGTCCTATCGGCGTTTCTCGTCTGCTCCGGCGCGGGGAGCCTTTGGGCGGGTTCGCTGCCCCCCGAACGGCGCGCGCAGGCGGTGTGGTGCGCGGTCGCCCTGATCGCCGCGTTATCGGTCGCCTACCTGATCGCCTTGCCGCCGCTGTTCCACGCGGCGGCGGGGTGGCCGGATGTCGCGAAGATCCCGTTGTGTCTGATCCTGCTGGCGCCGCTGGCGGCGGCGATGGGCGTGCCCTTTCCGGCAGGCCTCCAGGGACTGGCCACGCGCGCGCCCGCGCTTTTGCCCTGGGCCTGGGCAACCAACGGCTGCCTGTCCGTAACGGGGGCGACGCTGGCCACGCTGGTCGCCATTCACACCGGCTTTCGCAGCGTGGTTGTATTGGCGCTGCTGCTCTACCTGGCGGCGGCCGCCTCGCTGCGGATGCTTCCCGGCGCCCGCGCATGA